From Saccharibacillus brassicae:
AGCACGAGGATGTTGAACAGCATGCCTGCCATACCGAACAGGAACAGGAACATTTGGGCCACGAACATGAAGGTCAGCAGGAACAGTGCCTGGAAGCCCCACAGCGCGAGGAAGCCGTGTTCCATCTGTCCGCCGAACGCCGCGACGAGCGACGTGCCGACGAGCGAGACGACGACCGATGCGGCAGCCGTCACGATCAGGCGGACTGCCATGCGCTGCCAGCGCCCGAAGCGGGCACCCAGCGCCATCGACGACACCTGGAAGTTCTGCCCCATGATCATCGCGCCGACGTACGAAGCGAGTACCATCATCATCGGCACCATTTGGTTATTCATGCCCTGTACGACGTTGACCGATTCGATATTGGACACGACGCGTTCGGACATGACGCCCGCCGCGCTCTGCGCCGCTTCCGCCGGCAGGTTGCCCTGCGTGGACAAGATAGCGGTCAGGCCGCCCGCGATCGCCTGCTTGTTGACGCCCGCCGTAATCGTGTCCGCGACCGACGTCATCATATTCTTGATCATGATCGGATTCGATTCGTTGACGAAATAGTTCAGCACGGCCGGCTGCTGCGTCTGCGTCGCGGATGCGAAGTCCGCCGGAATCTCGACGACCATCTGCACTTCGCGCTTTTGCAGCATGTCCTGCGCTTGCGCCAGATCCATGCCCGTCTTGACGCCTACCGGCAGATTATCCTGCAGGTTCTGCACGATCGCGGCGCCCATCTTCTCGTCCTGATTGACGATCGCCACGTTCAGACGGTCGATCCGATCGGTGATGCCCTGGTACCCCGTCATCCAGATGACGGTAAAAATCAACTGGAACAGCACGGCGGTAATGATGCCCACCTTGGTTGTAGGCAGTTTGAAAAACGCTTTGAATACCTGTCCCATTGTGATTCTCCTTTTCCCGGTTCCGCTCTGCGGATCCCGCTTAAACTTGTGTTTAAAACATTTGTTTTAAACTACGCTCCCGAATTATATATGAAAAAATATACACGGGTCAACCTTTATTTTCAATTTAAAATAATACGGTCCGAACCGCGCGGTTAAGCCTTTTCAGACAACAAAAAAAGCCCGGCGGACCCGAATCCGCGGACTTCTTTTCAGCCGTGCTGCCGATTTGCTTTCATTTTCATGTCCTGCCGATTACTTCGCGCACGATTAAGCGGGACGTTCACGGCAGCCGGGCATCGGCTTCGCCGGCGCCTTCTATTGGGCTTTGACCGTCACGTCGTACACGACCGGCACATACACGACCGCCGTGGCCGGATAGACGATATTCGCGCTGCCCGGCTTGGGATCGATCGCTTCGTAGATAACGACGGCTTCCG
This genomic window contains:
- a CDS encoding YhgE/Pip domain-containing protein; protein product: MGQVFKAFFKLPTTKVGIITAVLFQLIFTVIWMTGYQGITDRIDRLNVAIVNQDEKMGAAIVQNLQDNLPVGVKTGMDLAQAQDMLQKREVQMVVEIPADFASATQTQQPAVLNYFVNESNPIMIKNMMTSVADTITAGVNKQAIAGGLTAILSTQGNLPAEAAQSAAGVMSERVVSNIESVNVVQGMNNQMVPMMMVLASYVGAMIMGQNFQVSSMALGARFGRWQRMAVRLIVTAAASVVVSLVGTSLVAAFGGQMEHGFLALWGFQALFLLTFMFVAQMFLFLFGMAGMLFNILVLSVQLVSSGAMMPRELLPDFYQGLGSIFPATYAVDGLMNTLFGGTGTGGDVAGLLIIFAVALVLIVGATALRRDKAPVPPVVAAAEA